The Candidatus Dependentiae bacterium genome includes the window GCTATTCTCACCCATACGCCGCACAACGGTATAAGTATTCCGCTTCATGAAAAATTACTCAGTCTTGTTGGTGTATATTTGGCTATTGGGGGAATGCCCGAGGCGGTTAATGAATGGATTAAAACAAAAACGTCTCGTACGGTCAAAATTATTCACGCCGATTTGCTGTACGCTTATCAACAAGATTTTGGTAAATATGCCAAAAAATATCAGATGAAGTATTTGAATCTGTTGTTTCTAAAAGCAATTGATCAACTCAGCAATAAGTTTATGTTTTCTCGCGTTGGTGAATATCAAAAACGTGAGTTAGCTCCTTGCCTAGAACTTTTAGAGAGAGCTGGACTTTTCAATAAAGTTACCAAGAGTGCAGCTCAGGGAATACCAATTGGCGCACAAGCTGATCTTGATGATTTTAAGATTATTTTTCTTGATGTTGGACTCGCTCAAGCAGTATTAAAGCTTGATATAACGCTGTGGTTTTTGGAGCCACTGGAAACATTTATTAATAAGGGTGAACTTGTTGAAGCTTTTGTGGGCCAAGAACTATTAGCTTATTCAGATGCTATCAGCAAAGAAGAACTTTTTTATTGGCATAGAGATGTTCGTGGTAGCTCAGCGGAAGTTGATTATCTTGTGCAATTGCAAGATAGCGTCCTGCCCATAGAAGTAAAAGCGGGAGGCAGCAAGCGTATAAAAAGCATGCAAATATTTCTAGAATCACATACACAGTCTCGGTATGGCATACGTTTTTGGGCTGGCACCTATGCTGTAGACCCTGCTATTTATTCGTATCCTTTGTATGCGGTGGTTAAACCATTGAGTGACGCGCATGAAATAGTGCGCAAGGCATTAGAACATTTAATAGCATCGTAATGAAAAACTGCCAGCACTGCTGGCATAAATTAACTGAAAAAAATTTTTGAGTTACCTGAGCAAACCATTGACTCTCCCCTTGAAGAAAAGGTACAAAAGTAATAAGGGAGTATTATATCTTGCGCGTATGTCATGTGCGTACAAGGGGGTAAAGGGGAGCAAGGGTATGGAGTTAAAAAGGTGGGGAATACGGCTGGCAACATTGGTTGTAGTCGTTGTATTGTGTGCTTTTGGCGTACAAAAAATGCATCAAGCGGTTGTTGCCCACCAGCGCATGCTCGTTTCTGTCGACCCGCTTATTGCTCAAGAAACACAAGAATCAATTGCAGCTTTTGCTACAACGCAGCCTCACACCCCAGCGTCAGAATTTATAGAGTTACTGGTTAAAAACTTCCCTTCTATTAAATCAGTTGAATATAGTTACGACGCTTCTGGCTTGTTATGTTATACCGTCGAAAGCGCTTTGCCGTTGTTCAGTATTAATAATGATTATGTATTGACCGATAAAGGTGCATTGGTCCCCAAAAAAGATTTTGTTTCTCATCTCGTGCAGTCCCTGCACAATATCACCCTGTCATCTGATGTTATTTCTGATGCATTTACTGCGTGTATACAATCACTGCCACAATCTTTTTTTGAGTCCTATGACGTAGTATGGCTGAATGATTATGAAGTGGTGCTTTACGATAAAGCACAACCAGGGTTTTCTATATGTTTTAATACCCAAGTAGTTCCAGAATTATCGATGATTGAACGATGCAATGCTATAAAAAATGATTTGGCATCGGCCGGTTTATTTGAAAAAAAAGTTCATGCTGCAGCGCAAAAATGGGTTGCAGATATTAGGTTTAAAAATCAAATTATTGTGAGTGCTAATGTGGGGGGGCGCCATTATGGCTAAAGTATTTTCAGATCATGTTGTTGTATCCATTGATATAGGAACTACCAAAATTTGCGTTTTGGTTGCCCAACGTTTACCCAACGATCAACTTGAAATTCTGGGTGTTGGTAAATCTCCTTCAGATGGCCTTAAAAAAGGTGTGGTGGTTGATGTCGCTAAAACTATTCATTCGATAAAATTGGCCGTAAAAGAAGCTGAGCTCATGGCTGGCCTTACCATTGAAACAGTATGCATTGGTGTTTCGGGTGGTCATATTCAATCATTGAGTTCTCAGGGCATGGTGCCGATTAAAAAAGGCGAAGTGCGCGTGTCGGATATTGAAGCAGCGCTTGATGCTGCAAAAGCAATTCCTGTGCCAGAGGGCATGCAAATTTTGCACGTATTGCCACAATATTTTGTTATTGATGGGCATGCTCACCTCAACGATCCACTCGGTATGCATGGCATACGGTTGGAAGTGCAGGCACATATTATTTTGGGAGCAATCTCCTCAGTGCAAAATTTAGTTAAATGTTGCGAAATGGCTGGCCTTAAGGTTAACGATATTATTTTGGAACAGCTTGCTTCTGCCGATGCTGTACTAAGTCCCGATGAAAGAGAGCTCGGTGTTGCGGTGCTTGATATTGGTGGCGGGACTTCT containing:
- a CDS encoding AAA family ATPase gives rise to the protein MKRTIDYYLLEWKHRPHRKPLILRGARQVGKTHAVRVLGKTFTNFIEINLESNQAARTILEKDLDLDRIVLQLSELLQKRLKPGSTLLFFDEIQQVPQAIIALRYFYEQMPDLHVIAAGSLLEFALSQVGIPVGRVTTLYMYPVSFMEFLVALGHAEWAQAILTHTPHNGISIPLHEKLLSLVGVYLAIGGMPEAVNEWIKTKTSRTVKIIHADLLYAYQQDFGKYAKKYQMKYLNLLFLKAIDQLSNKFMFSRVGEYQKRELAPCLELLERAGLFNKVTKSAAQGIPIGAQADLDDFKIIFLDVGLAQAVLKLDITLWFLEPLETFINKGELVEAFVGQELLAYSDAISKEELFYWHRDVRGSSAEVDYLVQLQDSVLPIEVKAGGSKRIKSMQIFLESHTQSRYGIRFWAGTYAVDPAIYSYPLYAVVKPLSDAHEIVRKALEHLIAS
- the ftsA gene encoding cell division protein FtsA gives rise to the protein MAKVFSDHVVVSIDIGTTKICVLVAQRLPNDQLEILGVGKSPSDGLKKGVVVDVAKTIHSIKLAVKEAELMAGLTIETVCIGVSGGHIQSLSSQGMVPIKKGEVRVSDIEAALDAAKAIPVPEGMQILHVLPQYFVIDGHAHLNDPLGMHGIRLEVQAHIILGAISSVQNLVKCCEMAGLKVNDIILEQLASADAVLSPDERELGVAVLDIGGGTSDLAIYQCGSIRHTMVLPVAGNHFTNDIAIGLRTTLQDAERVKKEYGFASMELLEEDTIFEVDSVHGHDTTIVQATDLVRIINPRAQEILVLVHDEIIKRKLQAFIPTGLVLTGGGSLLRGMKELGQAIFNVPVRIGSPRLSHDMPESLNSPMYATAYGLLINTLKKSERASMDSMSGPLVSRVLTRMKSWVSDFF